A portion of the Leptospirales bacterium genome contains these proteins:
- a CDS encoding M23 family metallopeptidase encodes MLRSAAGLATLLGFSLSVGAQQAPRFRWPLIKGEYPELRGLTSTFGESRNDRFHSGLDIAGQGDPVHPVAAGRILFTRYRGDSPFRSEPGPGNAVILDHGGGYWSGYFHLRDPEQPPQRSGTVQPQTVLGRTGNTGHSGGPHLHFFIAADWGQRMLNPLQLLPSAADRNAPIIGQIAIVTPNGTTLVSHGRTEHIRLTRRYPILITIIDPGLEPFTRRGVFALSWQLNEETRRSMRFDELRLSADGWLLGGKRSFDQVFQHNLYNLGDLDWKAGANRLRVEASDLAGNKSEVEFDIQVDRQF; translated from the coding sequence GTGCTGCGGTCGGCGGCAGGACTGGCAACGCTTCTGGGCTTTTCGCTCTCCGTCGGGGCGCAGCAAGCGCCTCGATTCCGTTGGCCGCTGATCAAGGGCGAATATCCCGAACTGCGCGGTCTGACTTCGACCTTTGGCGAATCGCGCAATGACCGCTTCCACAGCGGCCTGGACATAGCAGGCCAGGGTGATCCAGTGCATCCGGTTGCCGCCGGCCGCATCCTGTTTACGCGCTACCGCGGCGATAGCCCCTTTCGCTCCGAACCGGGTCCGGGCAATGCTGTTATCCTGGACCATGGCGGCGGCTACTGGAGCGGCTACTTCCACCTGCGCGACCCGGAACAGCCGCCGCAACGCAGCGGAACGGTTCAGCCGCAAACAGTGCTGGGGCGGACCGGCAATACCGGACACAGCGGCGGTCCGCACCTTCATTTCTTTATCGCCGCGGACTGGGGCCAGCGTATGCTCAATCCCCTGCAGTTGTTGCCGTCCGCCGCCGACAGGAATGCGCCGATCATCGGACAAATTGCCATCGTAACACCCAATGGTACGACGCTGGTGTCGCATGGACGAACCGAGCACATCCGACTGACGCGTCGCTATCCGATCCTGATTACAATCATCGATCCAGGACTGGAGCCCTTTACGCGCCGCGGTGTGTTTGCGCTTAGCTGGCAGCTGAACGAAGAAACCCGTCGGAGTATGCGCTTTGATGAACTACGGCTGAGCGCGGACGGCTGGCTGCTTGGCGGGAAACGATCCTTTGACCAGGTCTTCCAGCATAACCTTTACAATCTGGGCGATCTGGACTGGAAGGCCGGCGCCAATCGACTGCGCGTCGAGGCCAGCGATCTGGCCGGCAATAAAAGCGAAGTTGAATTTGATATTCAAGTCGACCGTCAATTTTGA
- a CDS encoding sigma-70 family RNA polymerase sigma factor has translation MSEAEEEAAEAAREVGELVAHCGQGDRAALRTFFDRFAEDIYNFPIKVFHLDQDAGSDFFLYAFERLKDGGRFRSFQGRSSFRTWFYTVLRNLVIDWMRTIREVDTVNVSRSDERGNEVRSIELAPDPRSLGDDEDPLPAELGERLGGLPIELRIVFKLSFIYYMELQDDELQYALSRSGLSQTDLLRQLADLRHELSERELKNLGAEDKITSLYLSIRDLKQKRDRLLSQADTERGNDAGELERIERSIGKKYAQRDRLLLRKGRGRFIVRTPYKLIGQLLKLPEGSVSVQMMRTLERLRGGRAAIQGA, from the coding sequence GTGTCCGAGGCCGAAGAAGAAGCTGCAGAAGCAGCGCGCGAAGTAGGCGAGTTGGTTGCGCATTGCGGCCAGGGCGACCGTGCGGCGCTGCGGACCTTCTTTGACCGCTTTGCCGAAGACATCTACAATTTCCCGATCAAGGTTTTTCATCTCGACCAGGACGCCGGTTCCGATTTTTTTCTGTATGCATTCGAACGCCTCAAGGATGGCGGTCGGTTCCGCTCCTTTCAGGGCCGATCGAGCTTTCGCACGTGGTTCTATACTGTTCTGCGCAACCTGGTGATCGACTGGATGCGAACGATCCGTGAAGTGGACACAGTCAACGTCAGTCGCAGTGATGAACGCGGCAACGAAGTGCGTAGCATCGAGCTGGCGCCCGATCCGCGCAGCCTTGGCGATGACGAGGATCCTTTGCCGGCCGAACTCGGCGAACGGCTTGGCGGCCTGCCCATCGAATTGCGAATCGTTTTTAAGTTGAGTTTTATTTACTATATGGAGCTGCAAGATGACGAGCTGCAGTATGCCCTCTCGCGCAGCGGCTTGAGCCAGACAGATCTGCTGCGTCAGCTTGCGGATTTGCGCCATGAACTGTCGGAGCGAGAGCTGAAGAACCTGGGCGCCGAAGACAAGATTACCTCGCTCTATCTTTCGATTCGTGATCTCAAGCAAAAGAGAGATCGCCTTCTTTCCCAGGCGGATACCGAGCGCGGAAACGACGCGGGCGAACTGGAACGGATTGAACGGTCGATCGGTAAGAAATATGCGCAGCGGGACCGTCTTCTATTGCGAAAAGGCCGGGGACGTTTTATCGTACGAACGCCGTACAAGTTGATCGGACAGCTCCTGAAGCTGCCGGAAGGCTCTGTTTCGGTGCAGATGATGCGCACCCTGGAGCGGTTGCGCGGCGGGCGCGCCGCCATACAGGGCGCATAA